From a region of the Penaeus vannamei isolate JL-2024 chromosome 32, ASM4276789v1, whole genome shotgun sequence genome:
- the LOC113811465 gene encoding putative gamma-glutamylcyclotransferase CG2811 isoform X2, with protein sequence MTKNIKSRELGREAILRSDKDTIKETMSRNLVFVYGSLKQTQPNHHWLTDKANGEAQLRGLATTEEKFPLVVASRYNIPYVLASPGTGKQIEGEVYEVDDQMMSKLDVLEVHPKYYERKMVKATMQESKEAIDCWIYLLHHFRPELLELPHLSTYFSKGDFVPRHMRDIKGPEYWSDVKLPEAL encoded by the exons AAAGAATATAAAGTCAAGAGAACTCGGAAGGGAGGCCATTTTAAGGTCTGACAAGGATACAATAAAAGA AACCATGTCCCGCAATTTAGTGTTTGTGTATGGTTCCCTCAAGCAAACCCAACCTAATCATCACTGGTTGACGGACAAGGCAAATGGAGAGGCTCAGTTGCGAGGACTTGCCACAACCGAAGAAAAGTTTCCTCTTGTCGTCGCGTCTCGTTACAATATTCCCTATGTACTTGCTTCTCCTGGGACGGGAAAG CAAATTGAGGGCGAAGTATATGAAGTTGATGATCAAATGATGTCTAAGCTGGATGTTTTAGAAGTTCATCCCAAATATTATGAAAGAAAG ATGGTAAAAGCCACCATGCAGGAGTCTAAAGAAGCCATTGATTGTTGGATATACCTGCTGCACCACTTCCGGCCAGAATTACTAGAGCTGCCGCACCTCTCCACCTATTTCTCAAAGGGAGACTTTGTGCCACGACATATGCGTGATATCAAAGGTCCTGAATATTGGAGTGATGTTAAACTTCCAGAGGCTTTGTGA
- the LOC113811465 gene encoding putative gamma-glutamylcyclotransferase CG2811 isoform X1 translates to MQVCRVQWKNPKTLSVLALVLLLAIVTCSNYITSPEFWKKRTMSRNLVFVYGSLKQTQPNHHWLTDKANGEAQLRGLATTEEKFPLVVASRYNIPYVLASPGTGKQIEGEVYEVDDQMMSKLDVLEVHPKYYERKMVKATMQESKEAIDCWIYLLHHFRPELLELPHLSTYFSKGDFVPRHMRDIKGPEYWSDVKLPEAL, encoded by the exons ATGCAGGTTTGCCG AGTCCAGTGGAAGAACCCAAAAACTCTCTCGGTGTTGGCTCTTGTACTACTTTTAGCTATAGTGACATGTTCAAACTACATCACGTCTCCTGAGTTTTGGAAAAAGAG AACCATGTCCCGCAATTTAGTGTTTGTGTATGGTTCCCTCAAGCAAACCCAACCTAATCATCACTGGTTGACGGACAAGGCAAATGGAGAGGCTCAGTTGCGAGGACTTGCCACAACCGAAGAAAAGTTTCCTCTTGTCGTCGCGTCTCGTTACAATATTCCCTATGTACTTGCTTCTCCTGGGACGGGAAAG CAAATTGAGGGCGAAGTATATGAAGTTGATGATCAAATGATGTCTAAGCTGGATGTTTTAGAAGTTCATCCCAAATATTATGAAAGAAAG ATGGTAAAAGCCACCATGCAGGAGTCTAAAGAAGCCATTGATTGTTGGATATACCTGCTGCACCACTTCCGGCCAGAATTACTAGAGCTGCCGCACCTCTCCACCTATTTCTCAAAGGGAGACTTTGTGCCACGACATATGCGTGATATCAAAGGTCCTGAATATTGGAGTGATGTTAAACTTCCAGAGGCTTTGTGA
- the LOC113811465 gene encoding putative gamma-glutamylcyclotransferase CG2811 isoform X3 — MQVCRTMSRNLVFVYGSLKQTQPNHHWLTDKANGEAQLRGLATTEEKFPLVVASRYNIPYVLASPGTGKQIEGEVYEVDDQMMSKLDVLEVHPKYYERKMVKATMQESKEAIDCWIYLLHHFRPELLELPHLSTYFSKGDFVPRHMRDIKGPEYWSDVKLPEAL; from the exons ATGCAGGTTTGCCG AACCATGTCCCGCAATTTAGTGTTTGTGTATGGTTCCCTCAAGCAAACCCAACCTAATCATCACTGGTTGACGGACAAGGCAAATGGAGAGGCTCAGTTGCGAGGACTTGCCACAACCGAAGAAAAGTTTCCTCTTGTCGTCGCGTCTCGTTACAATATTCCCTATGTACTTGCTTCTCCTGGGACGGGAAAG CAAATTGAGGGCGAAGTATATGAAGTTGATGATCAAATGATGTCTAAGCTGGATGTTTTAGAAGTTCATCCCAAATATTATGAAAGAAAG ATGGTAAAAGCCACCATGCAGGAGTCTAAAGAAGCCATTGATTGTTGGATATACCTGCTGCACCACTTCCGGCCAGAATTACTAGAGCTGCCGCACCTCTCCACCTATTTCTCAAAGGGAGACTTTGTGCCACGACATATGCGTGATATCAAAGGTCCTGAATATTGGAGTGATGTTAAACTTCCAGAGGCTTTGTGA